In Candidatus Hadarchaeales archaeon, the genomic stretch AAGCGAGAAAAACTATAAGAAAAGCCTATGAGGAAGAGAGACCCAGAGTGATCCTTTTATCCCCTAGGCTCTGGGAGGGAGAGCCAGAGGTCCAACCTTCCTTTCCCCCTCGAAAGAGGGAGATAAAGCTAAGATATAGGAAGACCTTTGTCCCCCCCGAAATGACGCGGTACGAGGCAATAAAAGTGGTGGCGGAAGAAGTAGAGGAGGAAGAGATATTGGTCTCCAATCTGGGCTTTCCCAGCAGGGAACTCTATCAGATCAAGGATAGACCCCTCAACTTCTACATGCTGGGGAGCTATACCCAAGCCTCTTCGATAGGTCTGGGGATGTCCCTCTCAACGGAAAGAAAGGTGGTGGTGCTGGAAGGAGATGGGAGCGTGCTCGGCTCTAGCCTCCTCTCCGTGCTCGGGGCTGAGGGGAGGGAAAACCTGCGTGTGGTGTGTCTCGACAACGGCACCCTTGGCAGCACGGGGGACCAGCTCACCTACTCCTATCTGAGGGTAGACTTGGAACTCATGGCCCTAGCAGCAGGAGTTAGGACCACGAGGGCCTTCTCACCCGGGGAACTCAGAAAGGCCTTGGGGGAAAGGGGCCCATGCTTTATACACGTTCCGGTCAAACCCGGTAATGAAAAAGTGGGTCTCATACCCCTCACTCCGGAAGAAATCAAAAGGAGGTTCAGGAGGGCGGTAGGAGTTGACTGAATATCAGTTGAGGGAAGCCAGCGAAGAAGATGCCGAACAGGTAGAGGCCTTGGCCAAGCTCTGTCAACCACTCAGGGCCTCCGTGAAGGGCACCTACGAGTACTTGGCCCTTTGCTTTCCCAAGTACTTCCTGGTCGCCCTAGGACCAACTGGGATGGCCGGCTTCGTAATAGGCCTCCCCAGCCTGAGCGGGGAGGCCTGGATCTACCAGATCTGCGTCCACCCAGACCACAGGAGGAGGAGGGTGGGAGAGCTCCTGATGGAAGAGGAGCTGAGGAGGTTCCGTTCCGACCGCTTTCCCAGGGTGAGGGCCAGGGTACTGGAAACCAATCAACCCTCCCTCTCCCTCATGCGCAAGATGGGCCTCAGGGAAGTGGGAAAGAAGGGGGAGTGGGTAGAGCTCCAAAGGGAGCTCTAGGAACCCACGAGGGCGAACTGGGCCAACATGGCCTCCAGCTGAATCCTCTCGTTTGCACCCTCCACGATTCTGAAGGAAAATTCTCCCAGCTTTTCTATCAGCTCCAGCTTTTTCCTTTCTGGGATCTTCAGGTTCAGGACCTGCCTGTGCACCTGGTTTAACACATCTTCTCCTGACAGGCCCTGATCGATGAGGAGCTCGTAAAGTTTTTTCCTGGCCTCCTCAAAATCTCCCTTCAAGGCCAGCTCCACCATCTCCCTCACCTCCTCAGGGTGGGCCACGGCAGCCACCTCGTATACCGCCTTCTCCGTCACGTGCTTCTTCACCGCGGCAGCGGCCTGCAAGAGGTTGATGGCCCTCCTCAGGTCTCCTTCGCTCACCCTGATGATGGCCTCCACGGCCTTTGGGTCCAAGGTGAGCTTTTCCTCCTTCGCAATCCTCTCGAGCATTCCCCTGATGTCCTCGTCCGTCAGCCTGCGGAAGCGGAAGAGGGCACACCTGGACTGGATGGGTTCGATGATCCTGCTGGAATAGTTACAATCCAAGATGAACCTGCAGGTCCTAGAGTACATCTCCATCGTCCTCCTCAGGGCCTGCTGGGCTTCAGCGGTGAGGGCATCGGCTTCGTCCAATAGCACGATCTTGTAGGGGACTTCCCCAATGGGCATGGTACGGGCATAGTCCTTCACCCTCTCCCTTATGGTGTCTATCCCCCTCTCGTCGCTCGCGTTGAGCTCCAACAGATTCTGTCTCCAGTATTCCTCCCCAAAGAGTTCCCTCGCCAGACAAAGCGCAGCGGTCGTCTTTCCAGTCCCCGGTGGCCCAGCGAAGAGGAGATGCGGTAGAGCCTTGGTTCTCACGAAGTTCTTGAGCCTAGCCACGATTTCCGCCTGCCCTACCATCTCGTCCAGCTTTTTGGGCCTGTACTTCTCCGTCCAGATCTCCGTTTCCTCCAAGCTCTCTTCCTCCTAGGAAGGACGAATAAATAGTTTAAACTCCAAGAAAACTGAGAGCTTGTCCCAAGGCCTAGGCTATGCTCCTCCTCAAACTGGCTGGGAGGGATACAGAAACCTTGCCATGCTCCTGCTCGGGGGAGTCCTCTGCCTGACGGGCGTCCTCCTCATCAATCAGGGCGTGGACTTGGCCAAGGAGGTGGGGCCGAGGCTGGTGGTGAGCATCGGACTCCTCGCTGCTGGCTGCCTTCTCTTATTGGTGGCCCTGAGCCATCCCTGGCCTGGGGTAGGGGCAACCACCCTTCTCTTCCTCTTGGGTCTCCTCTGTCTGGTGGGGAGTGGACTGGCGGCGGCCGAGAACCCCAAGGGAATAGCCTATGCGGTGGCCCTTACCCTCATAGGCATCTCCCTCATCGTCTTGGGGGTGAGGGTGGCTGCCAGGTCCTGGAGGTCGGTGGTGGGCAGGGAGAGAAAGGATAGGGGCTGAGCGCAGTCGTTTTAATCCACTCGGGAAGTATCTTAGACTATGAGACCGGCTTCCAAATCCTATCATCCGCCCGAGGCGGAGAAGAGGATACAGAAATGGTGGGAGGAGAGGGGAATCTACGGGAAAGTCAAGGAGAAAGTTAAGGATAGAAGACCCTGGTATTTCCTGGACGGTCCTCCCTACGCCAGCGGTTCCATCCACCTGGGAACGGCGTGGAACAAGATCCTGAAGGACGTCTTCTTGAGGTACTGGACTATGAGGGGGCTGAACGTCAGAAGACAACCCGGCTGGGACTGCCACGGTCTTCCCATTGAGGTGATGGTGGAGGAGAGACTGGGGATCCGATCCAAGAAGGATATAGAAAAGAAAATCGGGGTGGAGAAGTTCATAGAAGAATGCAAGCGCTGGGCGCTGGAACACGTAAGGCTGATGACCGAACAGTTCAAGCGCCTAGGAGTCTGGATGGACTGGGATGAGCCCTACCTCACCCTAACCAACCAATACATAGAATCCGCCTGGTGGACCCTGAAGAAAGCCCATGAGAAGGGTCTGCTCCGTAAGGATCTGAGGGTGATCCACTGGTGTCCCAGATGCGAGACCGCCCTGGCCGAACACGAAGTGAGGGGTGAATACTACGAGGTAAAAGATCCTTCCCTCTACGCCAAGTTCAAGCTGAAAGGAGAGGAGGGCTATCTGCTGATCTGGACCACCACCCCCTGGACCCTTCCCGCCAACTTAGCCGTATGTGTCCACCCGGAGTTTATCTATGCTAAGGTGAAGGTTGGGGAGGAAATCTATTTCCTCGCCGAGGGCACCCTCCCACGCGTGGCGAAGGAGTTGGGCTGGGAGGAATACAGGATCTTGGAGAGGAGGGAGGGAAAGGAGCTGGAAGGGTTGCGCTACGAACATCCCTTACTGGAGGAGGTACCCAAGCAAAGGGAATTCGTGGAGCATCACAGGGTGATCTGTGGGGAACATGTGGTACTGGAGGAAGGAACGGGATGCGTCCATACCGCTCCGGGTTTTGGGGAAGAGGATTTCCTGGTAGGAGGGAAGTATGGCCTTCCCGTCTTTAGCCCCGTGGGTCCGGATGGAAGGTTCACGGAGGAAGCTGGAAAATATGCTGGATTGGGGGTGAAAGAAGCCGATCCCCTCGTGCTGGAGGATCTGAAGAAGAAGGGGCTCCTGGTGAAGGGAGGAACGGTAATCCACTCCTATCCCCACTGCTGGAGGTGCAAGACCCCCTTGATCTTCAGGGCCACGGAACAATGGTTCCTGAAGGTCTCGGAGATCAAACCCCTTCTGCTGGAAAAGAACGAACGAGTGGAATGGGTTCCAGCTTGGGTAAGGGAAAGGTATGTGAACGGTGTCCTCTCGGTGGGGGACTGGTGCCTCTCCAGACAGAGGTACTGGGGGATTCCCCTTCCCCTCTGGATCTGCTCCTCCTGCGGCAACTCCGTGCTGGTGGGGAGTCTGGAGGAGCTGAGGAGGCTTACCGGAGAAAAAGGTGAGCTGGACCTCCATCGTTCCGACCTCGATAAACTCAAGGGAAAGTGCCAGGTATGCGGGGGGGAGATGGAAAGGGTGCCGGATGTCCTGGATGTCTGGTTCGACTCCAGCATCGCCTCCTGGGCCAGCTTGGGCTTCCCCCAGCAGAAGGAGGCCTTCGAGAGACTTTGGCCCAGCGCCTTCATCACCGAGGGGGAAGACCAAGTGACCAAATGGTTCTATGCCCAGCAGGTCTCCTCCATCCTGGCCTTTGGGGAGATCCCCTATCGGAGGGTGCTCACCCACGGTTTTGCCCTGGATGCGCAGGGAAGGAAGATGTCCAAATCTTTGGGAAACGTGATCGATCCCGTGGAAGTGGCGGAGGAGCATGGGGCCGATGTGCTCAGGCTCTACATCCTCTCCGCCAATCCTCCCTGGGAGGACCTGAAGTTCAACCTCACCGAGCTGAAACAGGTGGGAAGGGCCCTCAACGTCCTCTGGAATGTCCATGTCTTCGCCACCACCTACATGGCTTTGGATTCCTTCGACCCAAGTCGCCACACGCTTCGGTCCCTCTTCCCCCACCTCCTACCCGAGGACAAATGGATGCTTTCGAGGGTTCAAGGTCTTGTGGAAGAGGTGACGAAAGCCCTAGAGGGATGTGAAGTACACCGGGCCGTGAGGGCCCTCCTCTTCTTCGTGCTGGAGGACTTGAGCAGGTGGTATGTGAGGGCCATCCGCCCGCGCACCTGGGTGGAAAAGGAACATCCCTCCAAGCTTGCCGCCTATGCCGTCCTCTATTATTCCCTGGAGCGCCTTCTCAGGTTGCTCGCTCCCTTCGCCCCCCATCTCTGCGAGGTCATGTATGCTGATCTCAGGATGGGCGATTCACCGGAAAGCGTGCACCTGCTCGATTGGCCCCTGCCCGAAGGGGAACTGAGGGATCAAAGGCTGGAGAGGGCCATGGAACTCGCGAGGATCCTCACGGAAGAGGTGGCGGAGGCCAGACAGAAGGCCGGACTCAAGCTCAGGTGGCCGGTGGCGGAGGTGGTGGTGAGGCTTCCGGAGGAAGAGCTGGAGCTCCTCCACGGTCTGGAAGACTTCCTGAGGGAGAGGTTCAACTGTAAGAGGCTCCTCCTGCTGGAAAGGAAGATGGAAAGACCCCAAGGGGATTACTCCATTGTTGAGACGGAGAACAGGGAGGTGGCGGTGAGCAGGATCCTTTCACCGGAACTGAGGGGGGAGGCGCTCGCGAGGGAGCTCGTGAGACGCCTCCAAGTGATGAGGAAGGAAATGGGTCTGGAGATGGAGGAAAGGGTGGAAGCTGAACTGGGAATGGGAGAGGAGGATGCCAAGGCTCTGGAGCCCCACCTCGAGTACTTGAAGAGGGAAGTGAGGATAGAGGGACTGAGGATCTGCAGAAGGGAAGAGGTGGGGAAGGAGGGCTATGTGAAGGACTGGGAGATAGAGGGAGAAACCTTCAGGCTCCTTCTGAGGAGAAGGGGCTAACTCCCCATCCTGCGCTGCCTTCTCTCGAACTCTTCCAAGCACCTCTCCAAATCCTCCCTGGTGAAATCGGGCCAGTACTTGTCCACGAAGAAGAGCTCGGCGTATGCTGCCTGGTAGAGGAGGAAGTTGGAGAGCCTGTGCTCCTTTCCGGTCCTGATCACCATGTCCACGGGCCTCTTCACCCATAGATACCTCTCCAACACTTCCCTCGTTAGCCTGGCCGGTCTGCTCGCCATGAGCCTTTTCAAGGCGGAGAAGAGCTCATCTTGGGCGCTGTAGGCTATCAGGAAGTTCAGATGCCTACAGTTGTAAGACTTGGTGGCCTCCACCACCCTCCTCACCCCCGTCAGGAGAAAGCCGGGCAACCTATTCAACCTCCCCAAAACCCTCACCCTCACCTCCTTCTCATGGATCGTGCGATCCTTTTCCACCCTATGCAAACACTGATTCATCAACCTGAAGAGATGGCGGAGTTCCTCCGCCGGTCTTCTCTCCAAGTTCTCCAAGGAAAGGGTGTAAACGGTAACCTCTGGGATATCTTCCTCCAGACACCAATGGAGAAAATCTTCAAGGACCCGTACTCCCCTTTCGTGACCCTGCCAAACCTCCAGACCATGTTCCCTCGCCCATCTCCTGTTCCCATCGGGTATCAGACCCAAATGGTGGGGCCTCATCCTCCCCCCTTTTCCTTCCCCTTTTAAAGACCTTCCAGCAATCCGAGAAGCTGGGAATGCAGCTTTCCGTTGGAAAAGAGCAGATCCATCCTCTCCGGTCTCCACCTTCCCCCTCGGAAATCCGTGACCTTCCCACCCGCCTCTTCCACCAAGAGGACGGAAGCTGCCACGTCCCAAGGCTGGAGGGCGGTGGCAGCATAGGCATCCCCCTTTCCGCATGCCACCCAGGCCGCTTCCACCCCCGCCGAACCCAGCTTCCTCAAATCCCTCACCCTCGGATAGAGGGTACACACGATTTTCCCCGTTCTTTCCCTGTTCGTCTCGCTCCCCTCACAGGAATATACGTAGGCCCTTTCCAACTCCTCCACTCCGGACACATGGATGGGGATCCTCTCCCCCGTTTCCCTTCTTTCCAAGAAGGCCCCCTTTCCTCTCTCGGCCAGAAAGAGCTCCTGGAGCACGGGGAGGAAGGTTATCCCCAGGATTGGCTCCTCCCTCCTCAAAAGAGCTAAAGTAATACAGAAAAGGGGGTTGCCGGAAGCGAAGTTCGTGGTCCCGTCCAAGGGGTCCACCACCCAAGTGAACTCCGATCCCCTCTCCACCAGACCCGTTTCCTCCGTCAGAAGGTTGTGGTCGGGATAGGAGGAGGAAAGCCCTTCCACCAGTACCCTATCCGACTTGAGGTCATATGGGGTGGTAAGACCCTTGGCCGTTCCTCGCATTCCCAGAAACCCACTCCTACGAAAACCTTCCCTCAGCACCTCCCCCGCCTTCAAAACCAAGGGGATCACGTTCTCCAGTTCGGACATCGGAAAAAATGGGAAACCTAGCCTTTATCCTCACAGGTCCGAGGAGAGGACCCTCTCCCTCAGCTTGGAGAGGATTTCCCTTACCGTAGTAGAGGGAAGCTTCCCTTCCCTCTTCACCCCTTCCTTTCCCACCGTGAGGAGCACACCCATCCTCACCCTCCTGGGACCCTTCAACCCGGCGAACCTCAAATCCTTCTCGGAGAGTTCATAATCCAGTTCCTCCTTCCCCCTCCCTTCCGCCACCGGAACCACCACCACCTCCTCCCCCAACTGGTTGTACCTGTCGGAAGAGACCACCAAGGCCAACCTCTCCCCTGCAGGGGTTTTTACCCTCACCAGTTCTCCCTGCCTGATTTGGTCTCCTGCCATCACCCTTTTCTCCCCCTCTTCTATGAAAGCCTTCTCTTCCGCCAACCTCGACCCCGCCAGCTCCTTCTCCTCCCTTCCCAGCAAGGAGACTCTTTTCACCCTTTCCCCCTTCACCTCCTTGACATCGTAAGATCCCAACAACCTCACGTGCACCCTCTTCTCCTCTATAGCCCGCAACGCTTCTTCCACCCTCTTTTCCCCCTCCCTTCCCTCGAAATCCACGAAGAACACGTATTCTCCCAACACCCCCCTGTCCGGCCTGGACTCTATCCTCGTGAGGTTGATTCCCCTCGAAGAAAACTCCCGCAGGATTTCCTGGAGAATGCCCGGCCTATCCTCAGCCAGTTCCAACAGCACGGAGGTTTTCACGGGTCTGATGCCTGGAAGGGGCTGCCGACCCAAAACGAAGAATCTGGTGAAACTAAGGCCCTGGTCGTGAATGTTCCTCCTCACTATCTTCAACCCGTAAATCTTCGCGGCCCTTTCCCCCGCCACAGCCGCCACCGAGGGATCGGAAGCCGCCAGTTCTGCGGCTGCTGCCGTGCTGGGCATCTCCCTCAACTCCGCGTGGGGTAGATTCTCCCTCAAGTATCTCCTGCAATGGGAGAGGGCCTGATGGTGGGAAGCCACCACCTTTATTTTCCCCAGCTCCCCGTGCCTGGCCAAGAGGTGATGGACAACGGGCATCCTGATCTCCCTCAACACCCTCAGTCCGTGATATCTCCGGAGGAGATCCAACACGAAGGGAACCTCCCCCTCCACCGAATCCTCCACTGGCACCACCCCCAAAGCCTCTGGGTGGGTGAAGACATACTCAAAAACCTCTGCCACGGGAAAGAGGTACCTCCTAGGGGCTCCCCTGGGAAGGAGGTCGGTGAGGGCTTCCAAAGCCCTCTCGGTATGGGTTCCCTCCGGACCCAGCAACGCCACTTCCTTAGGTGGACTCAACCTCTCCCCAACCCTTTCCCACCCCGATTAAACCCTTTTGCCCTCCAAGAAACGCCTGTTCTCCTCATCCAGCTCCAAGATGAGGGCTAAGGCCTCTTCCTCCGTGAGGAACTTGGAAGGCCCCTTCCCCTTGGGGCATTTCACGGTCTCCACCACCCCAAAGAGCCTGCAGGGAAGGAAGCGCACAGGCCAGATAGAACATCTTCCCCCTTCCGCGTAGGGGCATCTCTCCCCCACCTTTCCCACCCTTTCTTCCCTTCCCCTCTCCTTCAACCATCTTCTCACCCTTTCCTCCTCCAGAGGAGTACGGCTGGGCCAAAAACAACACTCGGTACATCCCTCCTCGCATTCCATCGAAGGGATCTTAGCCCAGATCTCCTCCAGCCCCATTCCTCCACCCAAAACGCGATTGATTGAGGGAAAAATCGGTCTTGAACGGCTTAAAGCAATCCTTAGACTCTTCGTCACACCCACTATTCCTTGAAGACCTCATAACAGACGAGTTCGTCCAGTTCCTTCCTGTATTTGGGTAGGGGCTCATCCGCAGGATAACCAACGGGGAGGAGTGCCACCACCTTGTACTTTTCGGGTATACCAAGAATCTTCCTCACCTCTTCTTGGGAAAAGGAACCAATCCAGCAGGTCCCCAGTCCCTCTTGTACGGCCGCCAAAGTGAGATGGTCCACTACGATGGCCACATCCACGGCATAGGAAGGAACCCCGCACCTCATCACCCTTTCAGGATCCAAAGCCACGGCCGCTATCACCACGGGGGCCTCTGCCACGAACTCCTGTCCGTAGGCGGCCTCCGCCAGCTTTTTCCTTCGCTCCGGGTCCCTAACCACCACCAACTTCCAGGGTTGAAGGTTCTTAGCGGAGGGGGCGAGCCTGGCTGCCTCCAGCATCCTCCTCAAGGCTTCTTCCGGAACTGGCTCCTGACGATAGGCCCTCACACTCCTTCGCTCTCTTATGGCCGAATATACGTCCATTCCATTTCCACCTCCCCAGCCCGTTATTTATCCTCGGCTATTCTTTCTTCTTCCTTCCAGGAGGATATACCGTAAGACCGGCCTTTCGCTTGGCCTTGGCCCAAGAGCCAAAATACCTAACCGCCGCGCTCACCAAGGAGGGAGAAACATCACGCGCCCTGGGTGCCCTACCATGTTTTTCGGCCCACTCCTTCATTTCCGAAAGCACGCGCTCCTCGCTCCATTTTTCATACTTCTTCTTTCCAAACAAGCCCATCTTCCCACCTTCTTCCTCCCACCTGCCCTCTAAAAAACCTTCCAGCTAACCCCTCCACACGAGAAGGATGAAGAGGAGGGCCAAAATCAAACCCACGGCCGCCATCAGTTTGGCTATGGTCTCACTGGTACCGAAGGCTATGGGGAAGGGTCCTATCACCACCACCCCCCCACCCTCTACCCTCCCCCTCTCCGCCATCCCCCACACTCCGAGGGTGAGGAAGAGGATACCCAAAAGGAGGAGCAGGAAACCCACCAGCAGGAAACCCTCTGGTTTCATCTTTCCCTTTTCCCTAGGCAGCTTTTAACTCCCCCTCTCCAGAAAGAAGAGATGCACCTCATCGTTGCCCTCACAGGCTCCAGCGGAGTGGTTTATGGAGTGCGCTTCTTAGAGGTTTGCAGGGAGTTGGGAATAGAAACGGACCTCATCCTCTCGGAGGCTGGAAAGGAAATCCTGAGGCTGGAGATGGGAAAGGAACCGGAAGAAGTGGAAAAACTGGCCAGCAGGAAATACGGAGAAAATGAACTCACCTCTCCCCTCTCCAGTGGCTCCTACGAGGTGGACGGAATGGTGATCGTCCCCTGCAGCATGAAGACCTTGGCCTGTGTGGCGAATGGGATTTCAGGAAACCTCATCACCAGGGCTGCTGATGTCATGCTCAAGCAGGGAAAGCCCCTCGTTTTGGTTCCACGTGAGACCCCCCTCAGCCTCATCCACTTAGAAAACATGCTAAAGGCGAAAAGGGCAGGCGCGGTGGTTCTTCCTGCCTGTCCTGCCTTCTATCATGGGGCAAAAAACCTCTCGGACTTGGTGGACTTCATCGTGGGCAAAATCCTAGATGTGCTGGGGATAAAGCACCGTCTCTATCGGAGATGGGGGGGAGGATGAGCCTCAGGGAATTCGTGGAAAGGCTGGAAAGAAAAGGACTCCTCCTCAAGGTTAAAAGGGAGGTGAGTCCCCGATACGAAATCACCTCCTTACTCCTGAAGGCGGGGGAAAAACCGGTTAAGTTCGAGAAGGTGAAGGGATCCCCTTTTCCCCTAGTCTCCAACGTTTGTGCTTCTAGGGAGCTGGTGGCCCTAGCCTTGGGAGTTAAACCTTCCGATCTCCTGCGCACCCTACTGAAGGCCATAGAAAATCCTAAAGAACCGGAGAGGATGGAGGCGAGGGAATACAGGGAACTTCCACCCGACTTGAGAAAACTACCCATCCTTCTCCACTACCCCTTCGACGGCGGGAAGTACATCACGGGAGGAATAGTGGTCGCTGAGGATCCAGAGCTGGGAATAAACCTATCCTTCCACAGGATGATGGTGGTGGGGAAAGACAGGGTGGTGATGAGGATCCTTCCAAGACACTTCCACACCTTCCTGGAGAGGGGACTGAAGGAATTCGCGGTGTGTATTGGATGTGATGTGCATGTCCTCCTCTCAGCCGCCACCTCCTTAGAGCTCGGAAGGAGTGAACTTGGAATGGCCAGCGCCCTCCGGAAGACGAAGGTGGTGGAGCTGGGAGGACTCCTCGTACCGGAAGCGGAAATGGTGATGATCATGGAAATGACAGGAGAAGAAAGGGAAGAAGGACCTTTCCTCGATCTCACGGGAACTCTGGATATGGTGAGGAAACAGAAAGTGGCTAGGGTGAAGAAGCTTTTTGTAAAAGAAGAAGCCCTTTACCATGCCATCCTCCCAGCCGGACCGGAACACAAGATCCTGATGGGTATGCCCAGGGAACCCACCATCTTCAGGGAGGTGAACAAGGTATGTGAATGCAAGGATGTCTACCTCACACCTGGAGGGTGCTCTTGGCTGCATGCGGTGGTGAGTATAAAGAAAAGGAAACCGGACGATGGAAAAAAAGCGATAGAGGCGGCCTTTAGGGGGCACTCCTCCCTCAAACACGTTTGGGTGGTGGACGAAGACATAAACCCAAGGAACCCGGAAGAGGTGGAGTGGGCCATGGCCACGCGCTTCCAGGGTGACCGGGGAATGGTGGTGAAAAAGGAAAGGGGTTCCTCCTTGGACCCCTCCGCCGATCCCGAGACGGGCCTCACCACGAAGGTGGGCTTCGACCTCACCATCCCCCCCGACCGTCCCCGCTCTTCTTTCCTCCGCCCTAGGAGGTGAGGGATGCATCTCACGAAAGAACAGGAAAGGATGCTCGATGGGGAGGAGGGAGAGATAGTGGAGAAGATGTTCCGCCTCCTCGTCAAGATGGGTGACCTCTATCAGGCCGATAGGATGATCCCCGTTTCTTCATGCCAGGTCTCTGGGGTCTCCTATAAATCCGTGGGGGAGCCCGGTCTGGAGTTCCTAGAGGATCTGGCAGCCAAGGGGGCTAGGGTAAGGGTGAGAACCACCCTTAACCCTGCAGGTCTGGACCTCGAAGAATGGAGGGCGATGGGTTTCCCCGAGGACTTTGCGGAGAAACAACTCAGAATCCTCAAGGCCTTCGAAAGACTGGGAGCAGAACCCACCGTTACCTGCACCCCCTATTTGGCCGGTCTAGTACCCTCGAGGGGGGAACATCTGGCCTGGTCGGAATCCTCGGCCGTGGTCTTCTCGAACTCGGTGCTGGGTGCTAGGACGAACAGGGAAGGTGGGCCCTCTGCCCTGGCGGCAGCCATCTGTGGACTCACCCCAAGATATGGGCTCCACTTAGAGGAAAACCGGTGGCCCAGCCTAGTGGTGGAAGTGGAAGGAGAGCTGGAGGGTCCCTCGGACTTCAGTGCCTTGGGCTATTGGGTGGGGAGGGAAGTGGGCGGAGGGATACCCTATTTCAGGGGGATAAAAAGGGCCGGGATCGAAGAGCTGAAAGCCTTGGGGGCAGCCATGGCAGCTTCAGGGGCGGTGGCCCTCTTCCATGTGGAGGGAATCACGCCCGAGGCCGATCCAGAAAAAACCAAGGGACTGGAAAGGATGAGGGTGGGGAGGGAAGAGGTGGGGAAAGTCTATGAGGAATTGAGCACGGGGGGAGAACCGGAACTGGTGG encodes the following:
- a CDS encoding DUF131 domain-containing protein, which gives rise to MKPEGFLLVGFLLLLLGILFLTLGVWGMAERGRVEGGGVVVIGPFPIAFGTSETIAKLMAAVGLILALLFILLVWRG
- a CDS encoding UbiX family flavin prenyltransferase translates to MHLIVALTGSSGVVYGVRFLEVCRELGIETDLILSEAGKEILRLEMGKEPEEVEKLASRKYGENELTSPLSSGSYEVDGMVIVPCSMKTLACVANGISGNLITRAADVMLKQGKPLVLVPRETPLSLIHLENMLKAKRAGAVVLPACPAFYHGAKNLSDLVDFIVGKILDVLGIKHRLYRRWGGG
- a CDS encoding UbiD family decarboxylase; this encodes MGGRMSLREFVERLERKGLLLKVKREVSPRYEITSLLLKAGEKPVKFEKVKGSPFPLVSNVCASRELVALALGVKPSDLLRTLLKAIENPKEPERMEAREYRELPPDLRKLPILLHYPFDGGKYITGGIVVAEDPELGINLSFHRMMVVGKDRVVMRILPRHFHTFLERGLKEFAVCIGCDVHVLLSAATSLELGRSELGMASALRKTKVVELGGLLVPEAEMVMIMEMTGEEREEGPFLDLTGTLDMVRKQKVARVKKLFVKEEALYHAILPAGPEHKILMGMPREPTIFREVNKVCECKDVYLTPGGCSWLHAVVSIKKRKPDDGKKAIEAAFRGHSSLKHVWVVDEDINPRNPEEVEWAMATRFQGDRGMVVKKERGSSLDPSADPETGLTTKVGFDLTIPPDRPRSSFLRPRR
- a CDS encoding aconitase X catalytic domain-containing protein; translation: MHLTKEQERMLDGEEGEIVEKMFRLLVKMGDLYQADRMIPVSSCQVSGVSYKSVGEPGLEFLEDLAAKGARVRVRTTLNPAGLDLEEWRAMGFPEDFAEKQLRILKAFERLGAEPTVTCTPYLAGLVPSRGEHLAWSESSAVVFSNSVLGARTNREGGPSALAAAICGLTPRYGLHLEENRWPSLVVEVEGELEGPSDFSALGYWVGREVGGGIPYFRGIKRAGIEELKALGAAMAASGAVALFHVEGITPEADPEKTKGLERMRVGREEVGKVYEELSTGGEPELVVLGCPHASLEEISRLLPLLGKNPKPFWICTSRRVKEKAMRSGLGKKVEEAGGRMVADTCAVVSPLEKLGFKTVGVDSAKAAHYLPSLCRVEVIFSPPGELLRGGR